In Blastopirellula marina, a single genomic region encodes these proteins:
- a CDS encoding serine/threonine-protein kinase encodes MPSDNAPAPDARFAETMAGPSGDFSKEQQDIAVAALILRMGVISERQLAQALSTWTLHGDLPLHEHLVALGQIDIDTCNKLLERSPALLKEVTPGSDTGFTSADTVVARTLDSVDPSGAIARLMGIRSVSGSGANDATGVRSSVARYRLIRKLGQGGLGRVWMAYDEHLKRAVAVKEVTAPDQSSAQERFRREAEITGRLEHPGIVPIYHLGEDIETGQFFYAMRFLGKQTLHDTIQEYHERLSAGDHNPMLLRRLLTDFVNVCQAIGHAHSRKVIHRDLKPENVAIDNFGQVIVIDWGIAKVINELQSTDGLSSGQAAHASNQSTMDGQVLGTPLYMAPEQAAGRIDELDERTDIYGLGAILFSILAGCGPHEHTRNASNSVNGRELLTAIAGQPTPNAAEVNPEVDPALAAICAKAMARRQYSRYQSASELAEEVQRWMAGEKVAAYRERPEQRLARWIQHHRIASQLVGLVLVTCLVAMTVFVVDSYKARKAERQSRFDQMQAYSRELEVQLKATAESLSKDVRFMSSLPPIQGIIQANSGMPDAEPEDVWRSRLEMIYEEFLRANVEYLSISFTKIADQAAEDVVCVERNVRDPAYLRRVPASRLTTHNEPEIMAQVSRLNRGDILLAVRSADDKPDDRIEEGVRLVAITPIYDDQTGGLFGAAVIAIDLRHQIVDFLTRLDQDTSVIQVTDRQGKVWVRDTPDASVLETNKPTSITTQFPELKAFFDDEDAKHFSDTSDGIIASKVLLDHFNGQTAVGIVLNLVE; translated from the coding sequence ATGCCTTCGGATAATGCCCCTGCTCCTGATGCTCGTTTTGCGGAAACGATGGCCGGCCCCAGTGGTGATTTCAGCAAAGAGCAACAAGATATTGCCGTTGCCGCGTTGATTCTCCGCATGGGGGTGATCTCGGAACGCCAGTTGGCTCAGGCTCTTTCCACGTGGACGCTGCACGGCGATTTGCCGCTGCACGAGCACCTGGTCGCGCTGGGACAGATTGATATCGATACGTGCAACAAGCTGCTCGAACGCAGTCCGGCCCTCTTGAAGGAAGTCACGCCCGGTAGCGATACCGGCTTTACTTCGGCCGATACGGTCGTCGCACGGACGCTTGACTCGGTCGATCCTTCCGGGGCGATTGCCCGGCTGATGGGTATCCGCAGCGTCTCCGGCTCAGGTGCCAACGATGCCACCGGAGTGCGCTCGTCGGTGGCTCGCTATCGACTCATTCGCAAGCTGGGCCAAGGGGGGCTGGGGCGCGTCTGGATGGCGTACGACGAACATCTCAAACGTGCGGTTGCCGTGAAAGAAGTGACCGCACCTGATCAATCGTCGGCCCAGGAACGCTTTCGCCGCGAAGCCGAGATCACCGGTCGACTCGAACACCCTGGCATCGTCCCCATCTATCACCTGGGGGAAGATATTGAAACGGGCCAGTTCTTCTACGCGATGCGTTTCCTCGGCAAGCAAACGCTGCACGATACCATTCAAGAGTATCACGAACGCCTGAGCGCAGGGGATCATAACCCGATGCTCCTGCGTCGTCTATTGACCGACTTTGTCAACGTTTGCCAGGCCATCGGGCACGCTCACTCGCGCAAGGTCATTCATCGCGACCTGAAGCCAGAAAACGTCGCGATCGATAACTTCGGCCAGGTGATTGTCATCGACTGGGGGATCGCCAAGGTCATTAACGAACTGCAATCGACGGACGGCCTGTCGAGCGGCCAGGCAGCGCACGCCAGCAATCAAAGCACGATGGATGGCCAGGTTCTGGGAACGCCGCTGTACATGGCACCCGAACAAGCGGCCGGTCGCATCGACGAACTGGACGAACGTACCGACATCTACGGACTGGGCGCGATTCTGTTTTCGATCCTGGCTGGCTGCGGCCCGCACGAACACACGCGCAATGCTTCCAACTCGGTCAATGGCCGCGAACTGTTGACGGCGATCGCTGGGCAGCCAACGCCCAATGCGGCCGAAGTGAACCCCGAGGTCGACCCCGCATTGGCCGCTATCTGCGCTAAAGCGATGGCCCGGCGGCAATACTCGCGGTATCAGTCGGCCTCGGAACTGGCCGAAGAAGTGCAGCGCTGGATGGCAGGCGAAAAGGTAGCTGCCTATCGCGAACGCCCCGAGCAGCGGCTGGCACGCTGGATTCAGCACCATCGCATCGCTTCGCAGTTGGTCGGCCTGGTGCTGGTGACCTGCCTGGTGGCGATGACCGTCTTCGTGGTCGATTCGTACAAAGCCCGCAAAGCGGAACGCCAAAGCCGCTTCGACCAGATGCAGGCCTACAGCCGCGAACTGGAAGTCCAACTGAAAGCGACCGCCGAGAGTCTCTCGAAAGATGTCCGCTTCATGTCCAGCCTGCCTCCCATCCAAGGCATCATCCAGGCCAATAGCGGTATGCCAGATGCCGAACCAGAAGACGTGTGGCGCAGTCGACTCGAGATGATTTACGAGGAATTCCTGCGAGCCAATGTCGAGTACCTCTCGATCAGCTTCACCAAGATCGCCGACCAGGCAGCCGAAGATGTCGTTTGCGTCGAGCGGAACGTGCGCGATCCGGCCTATCTGCGGCGCGTGCCGGCCTCGCGTCTGACAACCCATAACGAGCCTGAGATCATGGCACAAGTTTCACGGCTCAATCGCGGCGACATCTTGTTAGCCGTCCGCAGTGCCGACGACAAGCCCGATGATCGCATCGAAGAAGGGGTGCGGCTGGTCGCGATCACACCGATTTACGACGACCAAACCGGTGGCCTGTTTGGTGCGGCCGTGATCGCCATCGACCTGCGCCACCAGATTGTCGACTTCCTGACACGACTCGATCAAGACACGTCCGTCATTCAAGTCACCGATCGCCAGGGGAAGGTCTGGGTCCGCGATACGCCTGACGCAAGCGTTCTCGAAACCAACAAGCCCACCAGCATCACCACCCAATTTCCCGAGCTGAAGGCTTTCTTCGACGACGAAGACGCCAAGCACTTCAGCGATACAAGCGACGGCATAATTGCCTCGAAGGTCTTGCTCGACCACTTCAACGGGCAAACGGCCGTGGGCATAGTGCTGAATCTGGTGGAATAG
- a CDS encoding TPM domain-containing protein codes for MLCLLIGILAVLHASTASAIEIEIEKPGEREFVRDQADMISPEDEQHIKEICDKLLTEKATPIIVITIDSMANHGGEGLRIETFATLLFDQWGIGHAQINGEEWNTGILLLVSKNDRKARIELGGGWGRREDGLCRQIMDQQIIPRFKQGDFSGGIVAGVESLDQMARKLELPAAPQRPAQPSPWWHYAMWAGFVGLAIFTGVSLYRRGSSGWAWAFWAIVFTILGTILYHMATSRGGRGGGGGFSGGSFGGGSSGGGGATGSW; via the coding sequence GTGTTGTGCCTGTTGATTGGCATCTTGGCGGTCTTACACGCGTCGACCGCATCGGCCATTGAAATCGAAATCGAGAAGCCTGGCGAGCGCGAGTTCGTCCGCGACCAGGCCGACATGATCAGTCCCGAAGATGAGCAGCACATCAAGGAAATTTGCGACAAGCTGCTGACCGAGAAAGCCACGCCGATCATCGTCATCACGATCGACTCGATGGCCAACCACGGCGGCGAAGGCCTGCGAATCGAAACATTCGCGACGCTGCTGTTCGACCAATGGGGCATCGGCCACGCGCAGATCAATGGGGAAGAATGGAACACCGGCATCTTGCTATTGGTCTCGAAGAACGATCGCAAGGCCCGCATCGAACTGGGGGGCGGCTGGGGACGCCGTGAAGATGGCCTGTGCCGGCAGATCATGGACCAGCAAATCATTCCCCGCTTCAAGCAAGGCGACTTCTCCGGCGGAATCGTCGCCGGGGTCGAGTCGCTCGACCAGATGGCGCGTAAGCTCGAGCTTCCTGCGGCACCGCAGCGCCCCGCCCAGCCGAGTCCATGGTGGCACTACGCAATGTGGGCAGGCTTCGTCGGACTAGCCATCTTTACCGGTGTCTCTCTCTATCGACGCGGCTCCAGCGGCTGGGCATGGGCGTTCTGGGCCATCGTGTTCACGATCCTGGGAACCATCCTGTATCACATGGCCACCAGTCGTGGTGGCCGCGGCGGCGGAGGGGGTTTCAGCGGTGGTTCGTTTGGCGGCGGCTCTTCTGGTGGCGGTGGTGCCACAGGCTCTTGGTAA
- a CDS encoding TPM domain-containing protein, with product MQRASNLFSADQRQQIEQAVAQAEATTSCEIVPVVATASGRYDRAEDILGLWLATISAIVVWTLYPRTAPEHGDWSGMTLESGLLVLVASIVVAFLAGGILGGQISWLRRLFTPSDQMKDEVATRSRQAFFDRRVHHTSGATGLLIYVSLFEHRAAILADQVVLEKLGQAKLDELCQQLTDGLHQGHPTQAICTVIQAAGQQLAQVLPRTEGAANQLPDALVLID from the coding sequence ATGCAGCGTGCATCGAATCTCTTTAGTGCCGACCAGCGTCAGCAAATCGAACAAGCCGTCGCCCAGGCCGAAGCGACCACCTCGTGCGAGATCGTCCCGGTCGTCGCGACCGCCTCGGGGCGCTACGACCGAGCTGAAGATATCCTCGGCCTCTGGCTGGCGACGATCTCGGCCATCGTGGTTTGGACCCTTTATCCCCGCACAGCACCAGAGCACGGCGACTGGTCAGGCATGACACTGGAGTCTGGCCTGTTGGTGTTGGTGGCCAGCATTGTCGTGGCGTTTCTCGCCGGGGGAATCCTGGGAGGTCAGATCAGCTGGCTGCGGCGGTTGTTCACCCCCAGCGACCAGATGAAAGACGAAGTCGCTACGCGCTCACGCCAGGCATTCTTCGACCGCCGCGTGCATCACACCAGCGGCGCGACGGGCCTCTTGATTTACGTTTCTCTCTTCGAGCACCGAGCCGCGATCCTGGCCGATCAGGTCGTGCTGGAAAAGCTCGGCCAGGCCAAGCTCGACGAGCTTTGTCAGCAACTGACTGATGGCCTGCACCAAGGCCACCCAACTCAGGCCATCTGCACCGTCATCCAGGCAGCCGGCCAGCAACTGGCCCAGGTCTTGCCGCGCACCGAAGGTGCCGCCAACCAGTTGCCGGATGCCTTGGTGCTGATCGACTAG
- a CDS encoding carboxypeptidase-like regulatory domain-containing protein, producing the protein MPLVICVGWLLLSGCTSEEAGKPLGAVVTGTVTYNGSPVEGAMITFRPASEGIQGAFARTDAAGKFELSTSNAGTSGVSPGNYLVTVTKTEVPQSTAASEDDPNYNPNAKPAEPKSLLPKKYASAKTSGLEFTVTDGSNEIPLELKD; encoded by the coding sequence ATGCCGTTGGTCATCTGTGTCGGATGGTTGCTGCTGTCTGGCTGTACCAGTGAAGAAGCCGGCAAGCCGCTAGGTGCCGTCGTCACCGGCACGGTCACCTACAACGGGAGCCCCGTTGAAGGTGCCATGATCACCTTTCGACCAGCCAGCGAAGGGATCCAAGGGGCGTTCGCTCGTACGGATGCAGCGGGAAAGTTCGAACTATCTACGTCCAACGCTGGGACTTCCGGCGTTTCGCCTGGCAATTACCTGGTGACCGTTACCAAGACGGAAGTCCCCCAGTCGACCGCCGCTTCCGAGGACGATCCCAACTACAACCCCAACGCTAAGCCTGCCGAGCCGAAGAGTCTTTTGCCTAAGAAGTACGCCAGCGCGAAGACTTCAGGCCTCGAATTTACGGTCACCGACGGCAGCAACGAGATCCCACTTGAACTGAAGGACTAG
- a CDS encoding DUF1559 domain-containing protein: protein MPNRPSMRRGFTLVELLVVIAIIGVLIALLLPAVQQAREAARRMQCSNQLKQLGLALHNYHDTYGAFVPRKQGTNDPGYGSGNDRLTNAGRASGFIGLLPFLEQNAMYDKIAAGDSTTAPWGPYPWAGWSVWDNAPSMLLCPSATAANTPAAGVNYMFSSGDSISGNRDGTSLRGVFQRVYGVNMRDITDGTSNTIAMSERLITNFSMGTGGASIPVQQGTATGFSGLSSNPSQCVAAASGRFYADPSTVKGRTGWRWTDGQIEKVGFTTVLPPNAPSCIDGSDTNGDGSTTILPPTSNHPGGVLGLFCDGSVKFITETIDTGDLTAAQTTSARSPYGVWGAMGSKSGGEAYSSN, encoded by the coding sequence ATGCCGAACCGTCCCTCGATGCGCCGAGGTTTTACCCTCGTCGAACTGTTGGTTGTGATTGCCATCATTGGCGTTTTGATTGCCCTGCTGTTGCCAGCCGTTCAGCAAGCGCGTGAAGCGGCCCGCCGGATGCAGTGCTCTAACCAGTTGAAGCAACTCGGCCTTGCCCTGCACAACTACCACGATACCTACGGAGCGTTCGTTCCCCGCAAGCAAGGCACCAACGATCCAGGCTACGGCAGCGGCAACGATCGCTTGACCAACGCCGGTCGCGCCAGTGGCTTCATCGGCTTGTTGCCGTTCCTCGAACAGAACGCCATGTACGACAAGATCGCCGCCGGCGACTCGACCACCGCGCCCTGGGGCCCTTATCCTTGGGCCGGTTGGAGCGTCTGGGACAATGCCCCCAGCATGCTGCTCTGCCCTTCGGCCACTGCTGCTAACACACCAGCCGCGGGCGTTAACTACATGTTCAGCTCCGGCGATTCGATCTCCGGCAATCGCGACGGCACGAGCCTGCGTGGCGTCTTCCAGCGCGTTTACGGCGTGAACATGCGAGACATCACCGACGGCACGAGCAACACGATCGCCATGAGCGAACGTCTGATCACCAACTTTTCGATGGGTACCGGCGGCGCGAGCATTCCCGTTCAGCAGGGAACCGCCACCGGGTTTTCGGGGCTTTCCAGCAATCCGTCGCAGTGCGTCGCGGCTGCCAGCGGTCGGTTCTACGCCGATCCGAGCACCGTCAAAGGACGCACCGGCTGGCGCTGGACCGACGGTCAGATCGAAAAGGTCGGCTTCACCACCGTGCTGCCACCCAACGCTCCTTCGTGCATCGATGGTTCCGACACCAACGGTGACGGCAGCACCACCATCCTCCCGCCAACCAGCAACCACCCAGGCGGCGTACTGGGCTTGTTCTGTGATGGCTCGGTGAAGTTTATCACCGAGACGATCGACACCGGCGACCTGACCGCCGCTCAGACCACCAGTGCCCGCAGCCCTTATGGGGTTTGGGGAGCGATGGGCTCGAAATCTGGCGGCGAAGCTTACTCGTCGAACTAA